A genomic window from Fusarium falciforme chromosome 2, complete sequence includes:
- a CDS encoding FAD-binding PCMH-type domain-containing protein: MSSIFSQLRQQITAGDVLLPGDAGYQESLKRWSDSCEKPAGRRRGADYKHLQAVVVRATSPEEVSTAIRFATAQKVPLTARGGGHSTSGASSSDGGMVIDLTRMRNVSVDLAARTVTYEGGCLFGDVDSALAAHGLATVGGLYNQTGVGGLVLGGGHGFLTARHGLAIDNLVSVEMVLADGSIVEVSETQKPDLFWAVRGAGAQFGIVTRFTSRAHPQGNVWGGALLFTLDKVPELIAFANEFHNRGATDHNYMIAFGCAPPEYTTPVAMTGVFYNGPAAEAEKFFAPVLALSPIANLTGVMPYPTANTLFNPRFEGPGRKLMGSCTVIMPLDADAITEAGRRFLDFITSHSGATKSVLAFEFFPTAAIRATPQDATAFANRGEHYIAVMGLMYDDASLDAEVRAFKRELSDYITTTCGYKGKRAPGDPAPFYVNLEHEALSPEDAFGDHVEQLRELKCRYDPQNVFHKWHGVVVEPKTPTSGQV, translated from the exons ATGAGCAGCATTTTTAGCCAGCTTCGACAACAAATCACAGCTGGTGATGTGCTCTTGCCTGGCGATGCAGGTTACCAAGAAAGTTTGAAGCGATGGAGCGACAGCTGTGAGAAGCCGGCG GGACGCAGAAGGGGTGCTGATTATAAGCATCTTCAGGCTGTAGTAGTAAGGGCGACGAGCCCCGAAGAGGTCTCGACTGCGATTCGATTTGCGACAGCCCAGAAGGTCCCATTGACGGCTCGCGGCGGCGGTCATTCGACAAGCGGGGCTTCATCCTCCGATGGCGGGATGGTGATAGACCTGACGCGGATGCGGAATGTCAGCGTAGACCTGGCAGCTCGAACAGTAACCTACGAGGGTGGCTGCTTGTTTGGGGACGTCGATTCGGCGCTAGCTGCCCACGGGTTGGCCACTGTCGGCGGACTCTACAACCAAACAGGCGTGGGCGGACTGGTTCTTGGAGGCGGCCATGGCTTTTTGACCGCGCGCCACGGTCTGGCTATTGATAATCTCGTCTCAGTCGAGATGGTTCTGGCGGACGGGTCCATTGTCGAAGTGTCTGAGACCCAGAAGCCTGATCTGTTTTGGGCGGTGCGAGGCGCAGGAGCCCAGTTCGGCATCGTTACACGATTCACATCGCGGGCACACCCACAAGGCAATGTTTGGGGAGGTGCCCTGTTGTTCACATTGGACAAGGTGCCagagctaatagcttttgcAAATGAGTTCCACAACCGCGGCGCGACGGACCACAACTACATGATCGCCTTCGGATGCGCGCCCCCGGAATACACAACACCGGTGGCCATGACAGGCGTCTTTTACAACGGTCCtgcggcagaggcagagaaaTTCTTCGCACCCGTGCTGGCGCTCAGCCCTATTGCCAATTTGACCGGGGTGATGCCATATCCAACGGCCAACACGCTCTTCAACCCAAGATTCGAAGGACCGGGACGCAAGCTCATGGGCTCCTGTACCGTAATCATGCCGCTCGACGCCGACGCCATTACAGAGGCCGGGCGACGGTTTCTAGACTTCATCACCTCTCACAGCGGTGCCACAAAATCAGTCCTCGCCTTCGAGTTCTTCCCGACGGCGGCTATTCGGGCCACTCCGCAGGACGCAACCGCGTTCGCCAACCGCGGCGAGCACTATATAGCCGTGATGGGGCTCATGTACGACGACGCATCTCTTGATGCTGAAGTCCGTGCCTTTAAGCGCGAGTTATCTGATTACATTACCACCACTTGCGGCTACAAGGGCAAGCGGGCCCCGGGAGATCCCGCGCCGTTTTACGTTAACCTGGAACACGAGGCCTTGTCACCGGAAGACGCTTTCGGTGACCACGTCGAACAGTTGCGCGAGCTCAAGTGCAGATACGACCCACAGAATGTCTTCCACAAATGGCACGGCGTGGTGGTGGAACCCAAGACCCCCACCAGCGGCCAGGTATAA